In one window of Paraflavitalea soli DNA:
- a CDS encoding M1 family metallopeptidase, with protein sequence MGLQAAAQTTSVYDQHEAFAPFFYPAYGDEVRAADGTPGPKYWQNKADYKIEAALDDAKHHVAGSVQITYTNNSPQSLPFLWLQLDQNIYSLESRGVAATAVGGGRWANRNAFDGGYGIQSVSLIENGKAVPVKYEVVDTRMQIKLPKAVKGSGGSTQLKITYEFTVPEYGTDRMGRLNTKNGWIYEIAQWFPRMCVYDNVQGWNTLPYLGQGEFYLEYGDITYNITVPSNHIVVGSGELLNPTEVLTAEQLKRWNAAKNSDKTVLLRSADEVTNPATRPSATKTLTWKFKCINTRDVAWASSTSFVWDAARMNLPGGKKSLAMSAYPAEVAQDTAWSRSTEYVKGAIEFYSDYLYPYSYPMAVNVAGIVGGMEYPGIVFCGARAKKGGLWGVTSHEFGHNWFPMIVGSNERKFPWMDEGFNTFINTLAEKKFNNGEYAGNRAMNARNFIGAFFGANSESISTVPDVTNPANLGTIAYRKPGFGLQLLRENVLGQDRFDSAFRYYVHKWAFKHPTPYDFFHCIENYAGETLDWFWRGWFLENWKIDQAVQDVAYIQDDATKGSIITIANLEKLPMPVVVEVTEENGKKDRVKLPVEVWQHGSVWKFAYKSTSKLQKVTLDPDNTLPDVNSKNNTWPLQGF encoded by the coding sequence ATGGGACTTCAGGCTGCTGCGCAAACCACATCCGTGTACGACCAGCACGAAGCATTCGCCCCATTCTTCTATCCCGCCTATGGCGATGAAGTAAGGGCCGCCGATGGCACCCCCGGACCTAAATACTGGCAAAACAAAGCCGATTATAAGATCGAGGCAGCACTGGACGATGCCAAACACCACGTGGCAGGCAGCGTTCAGATCACTTATACCAACAACAGCCCTCAGTCATTACCCTTCCTGTGGCTGCAGCTCGACCAGAATATTTACAGCCTCGAATCAAGAGGCGTGGCAGCTACTGCTGTCGGTGGTGGCCGCTGGGCCAACCGCAACGCTTTCGATGGTGGCTACGGTATTCAATCTGTCTCCCTCATCGAGAATGGAAAAGCAGTACCCGTAAAATATGAAGTAGTAGATACCCGCATGCAGATCAAACTGCCCAAAGCAGTGAAAGGCAGTGGCGGAAGCACCCAGCTAAAGATCACCTACGAATTTACTGTGCCAGAATATGGAACAGACCGTATGGGCCGCCTCAATACCAAAAATGGTTGGATCTATGAAATAGCACAATGGTTCCCCCGCATGTGCGTATATGATAACGTACAAGGTTGGAACACCCTTCCCTACCTGGGCCAGGGCGAGTTCTACCTCGAGTATGGCGATATCACCTACAACATCACCGTCCCTTCCAATCACATTGTAGTAGGTTCCGGCGAATTGCTCAACCCCACAGAAGTACTCACAGCAGAACAACTCAAACGTTGGAATGCCGCTAAAAATAGCGACAAGACCGTTTTACTCCGTTCTGCTGATGAAGTGACCAACCCCGCCACCCGCCCGTCCGCTACCAAAACACTCACCTGGAAATTCAAGTGTATCAATACACGCGATGTAGCCTGGGCCAGCTCTACCTCCTTCGTATGGGACGCTGCCCGTATGAACCTGCCCGGTGGTAAAAAATCACTCGCTATGTCTGCTTATCCCGCAGAAGTAGCACAGGATACAGCCTGGAGCCGCTCTACCGAATATGTAAAAGGAGCCATCGAATTTTACTCCGATTACCTCTACCCCTACTCCTATCCCATGGCTGTCAACGTAGCCGGTATCGTAGGTGGTATGGAATATCCCGGTATCGTATTTTGCGGTGCTCGTGCAAAGAAAGGCGGCTTATGGGGCGTTACCTCCCACGAATTTGGGCACAACTGGTTCCCCATGATCGTAGGCAGCAACGAAAGAAAATTCCCCTGGATGGATGAAGGCTTCAATACATTCATCAATACCCTCGCCGAAAAGAAATTCAACAATGGTGAGTATGCAGGCAACCGCGCCATGAATGCCCGTAACTTTATCGGTGCCTTCTTTGGAGCTAACTCCGAGAGCATTTCTACTGTACCTGATGTTACCAATCCTGCCAACCTCGGTACCATCGCTTACCGCAAACCCGGCTTTGGATTGCAATTACTCCGCGAGAACGTATTGGGCCAGGATCGCTTTGATAGCGCCTTCCGCTATTATGTACACAAATGGGCCTTCAAACACCCCACACCATACGATTTCTTCCATTGCATAGAGAACTATGCCGGAGAAACACTCGACTGGTTCTGGAGAGGTTGGTTCCTCGAAAACTGGAAGATAGACCAGGCCGTACAGGATGTAGCCTATATCCAGGATGATGCCACCAAAGGAAGCATCATCACCATTGCCAACCTCGAAAAACTGCCCATGCCCGTGGTAGTGGAAGTAACAGAAGAAAATGGAAAGAAGGATCGTGTAAAACTGCCCGTTGAAGTATGGCAGCATGGAAGCGTTTGGAAGTTTGCCTACAAGTCTACTTCAAAACTCCAGAAAGTGACCCTCGATCCCGACAACACCTTACCCGATGTAAATAGTAAGAACAATACCTGGCCCTTGCAAGGTTTCTAA
- a CDS encoding alpha/beta hydrolase, protein MIINSLFKKGVSVGLLILLVAGAFGATVDTVTTFSGSMKKDIKAVVVKPASYDKSKSYPVVYLLHGYSDNYAGWVKKVKGVSAAADLYNMIIVCPDGNFSSWYFDSPIDSSWKYETYVSKELVSWVDDHYSTIKNRTGRAITGLSMGGHGALYLAFRHQDVFGAAGSMSGGVDLRPFPLNWDIAKRIGSYKDHPEQWEQNSVINLTHLLTKESLALIIDCGTSDFFYVVNVNLHEKLLERNIPHDFISRPGAHNWEYWDNSVGYQLLFMSRYFKR, encoded by the coding sequence ATGATAATAAACAGCCTATTTAAAAAAGGAGTTTCTGTTGGTTTGCTGATCCTACTGGTAGCCGGTGCTTTTGGCGCCACGGTTGATACGGTGACCACTTTCAGTGGGTCGATGAAGAAAGATATTAAGGCGGTGGTGGTAAAGCCTGCTTCCTATGATAAAAGTAAAAGTTACCCGGTGGTATACCTGCTGCATGGGTACAGTGATAATTACGCTGGCTGGGTGAAGAAAGTAAAGGGGGTGTCTGCTGCTGCAGATCTGTATAATATGATCATCGTGTGTCCGGATGGTAATTTCAGCAGCTGGTATTTTGATAGCCCGATCGACAGCTCGTGGAAATATGAAACATATGTATCGAAGGAACTGGTGAGCTGGGTTGACGATCATTATAGTACGATCAAAAACAGAACAGGCAGGGCTATTACGGGTCTTAGTATGGGAGGGCATGGGGCGTTGTACCTGGCCTTTCGCCACCAGGATGTATTTGGCGCGGCGGGCAGCATGAGCGGCGGCGTAGACTTGCGGCCTTTTCCCTTGAACTGGGATATTGCCAAACGTATTGGTAGTTATAAAGATCATCCTGAGCAATGGGAGCAGAACAGTGTGATCAATCTTACGCACTTACTGACGAAGGAATCATTGGCATTGATCATCGATTGTGGAACAAGTGATTTCTTTTATGTGGTGAATGTGAACCTGCATGAGAAATTGCTGGAGCGAAATATTCCGCATGATTTTATTTCGCGGCCGGGGGCGCATAACTGGGAGTACTGGGATAACTCGGTGGGGTATCAGTTGTTGTTTATGAGTAGGTACTTTAAGAGGTAA
- a CDS encoding BlaI/MecI/CopY family transcriptional regulator, whose amino-acid sequence MQLTKAEEQLMEYLWQLEKAFLKDLIEAFPDPKPATTTVVTLLKRMQDKGFVDHKLFGNSRQYYPLVKKADYFSKHVNGMIKNFFNDSALQFASFFTKSTKLSAKELEELRKIIDQEIEKKKK is encoded by the coding sequence ATGCAACTGACCAAAGCAGAAGAACAGTTAATGGAATACCTCTGGCAATTGGAAAAGGCCTTTCTGAAAGACCTGATCGAGGCCTTCCCCGATCCCAAACCTGCCACCACCACCGTCGTCACCCTGCTCAAAAGAATGCAGGATAAAGGTTTTGTAGACCACAAACTTTTCGGCAATTCCCGTCAGTACTACCCCTTGGTCAAAAAAGCCGATTATTTTTCAAAACATGTCAATGGCATGATCAAAAATTTCTTTAATGACTCCGCCCTGCAGTTTGCTTCTTTCTTCACCAAATCAACCAAACTCTCGGCAAAGGAACTGGAAGAATTAAGAAAGATCATTGACCAGGAAATTGAAAAAAAGAAGAAATGA
- a CDS encoding MBL fold metallo-hydrolase: protein MSLYITSLNSGSNGNCYYIGNDEEGIFVDAGISCRETEKRMKRLGLSMDKVKAIFVSHEHSDHISGIPVLAKKYRLPVYITEGTLRHGRMDLARELVIPFAAYEAVRIGGISVTAFPKFHDASDPHSFIVASSTVRVGVFTDIGKACAHVINHFQHCHAAFLETNYDEEMLMNGRYPASLKNRIKGGHGHLSNAQALELFKLYRPSFMSHLLLAHLSKDNNNPQLVKDLFDQHTSNTSIVVASRFEETAVYHIQSSGEMLGEIKRPVEPVAPAFVLSKPKRRPNDQQLSLF from the coding sequence ATGTCATTATACATTACCTCATTGAATTCGGGGAGCAATGGGAATTGCTACTACATCGGTAACGATGAGGAGGGGATCTTTGTGGATGCGGGGATCTCGTGCCGGGAGACGGAAAAGCGGATGAAACGGCTGGGATTGTCGATGGACAAGGTAAAGGCGATCTTCGTATCGCACGAGCATTCGGACCATATATCAGGTATTCCTGTGCTGGCCAAAAAGTACCGGTTGCCGGTTTATATTACGGAAGGAACGCTACGGCATGGCCGGATGGACCTGGCGCGGGAGCTGGTCATTCCTTTTGCCGCTTATGAAGCGGTGCGCATCGGCGGTATATCTGTAACGGCTTTTCCCAAGTTTCATGATGCTTCTGATCCTCATAGCTTCATTGTAGCATCGTCTACGGTGCGGGTGGGGGTATTTACTGATATAGGTAAGGCATGTGCGCATGTGATCAATCATTTTCAGCATTGTCATGCGGCTTTCCTGGAAACGAATTATGATGAGGAGATGCTGATGAATGGCCGGTATCCGGCATCTTTGAAAAACCGGATCAAGGGCGGGCATGGGCATTTGTCGAATGCGCAGGCGCTGGAATTGTTTAAGCTGTACCGGCCTTCCTTTATGAGTCACCTGTTGCTGGCGCACTTGTCGAAGGATAATAATAACCCGCAGCTGGTGAAGGACCTGTTTGACCAGCATACGAGCAATACATCTATTGTGGTAGCCTCGCGGTTTGAGGAAACGGCGGTCTATCATATTCAATCTTCGGGGGAAATGCTGGGGGAGATAAAAAGACCTGTAGAGCCGGTAGCACCGGCATTCGTTCTTTCGAAGCCCAAGCGGCGGCCTAATGACCAGCAATTGTCGTTGTTTTAG
- a CDS encoding GIY-YIG nuclease family protein: MSFYVYIIQSKVDESFYKGFSEDPLKRLLQHNAGETLSTRFLIPWKLVYVEQMASKTEALIREKNLKKATRERIHALLTHPKNIVIQFIREGDL, encoded by the coding sequence ATGTCCTTCTATGTTTATATCATTCAAAGTAAGGTTGATGAAAGCTTCTACAAGGGGTTTTCTGAAGACCCTCTTAAACGGCTGTTACAGCACAATGCCGGAGAGACTTTAAGCACACGGTTTTTGATTCCCTGGAAACTGGTTTACGTTGAACAAATGGCCTCCAAAACTGAGGCATTGATCCGGGAAAAAAATCTCAAGAAAGCCACCAGGGAAAGGATTCATGCCTTGCTTACACATCCCAAGAATATAGTAATTCAATTTATCCGGGAAGGGGATCTGTAG
- a CDS encoding GIY-YIG nuclease family protein, which translates to MAFYVYIIQSTVDESFYKGFSEDPFKRLLQHNAGETLSTRFLIPWKLVYVEQMASKTEALIREKNLKKATRERIYALLTHSKNIVIQFIREGDL; encoded by the coding sequence ATGGCCTTCTACGTTTATATCATTCAGAGTACGGTTGATGAAAGCTTCTACAAAGGCTTTTCAGAAGACCCGTTTAAACGCCTCTTACAACATAATGCCGGAGAAACTTTAAGCACACGGTTTTTGATTCCCTGGAAACTGGTTTACGTTGAACAAATGGCCTCCAAAACTGAGGCATTGATCCGGGAAAAAAATCTGAAGAAGGCGACCAGGGAAAGGATTTATGCGTTGCTTACACATTCCAAGAATATAGTAATTCAATTTATCCGGGAAGGGGATCTGTAG
- a CDS encoding TIM-barrel domain-containing protein, with amino-acid sequence MIYIFRTSLLPVLLVLLLVSIDYAATGQAPKKVTGDSQQDTARMISAQKLNSTTVDILYSNGQHLLLDFYGDHIFRLLYDSVGKGFREPQASPPANMLVDNPRKPVSALSINNNGNKTMINSGKITVELKKASFGLSILNKEGKKVVEIIDAVQLGRKQVTLRLKENGQEYFYGGGVQNGRFSHKGKSIAIENQNSWTDGGVASPTPFYWSTNGYGFMWYTFKKGKYDFGAKEKGVVNLSHETDYVDVFFMVDGGPVSLLNDFYQLTGNPVLIPKFGLYEGQLNAYNRDYWKADSTGILFEDGKRYKESQKDNGGIKESLNGEKNNYQFSARAVIDRYKAHDMPFGWILPNDGYGAGYGQTGTLDSNMLNLQSFGDYARQQGVQIGLWTQSDLHPKEGISALLQRDIVKEVGVAGVRVLKTDVAWVGRGYSFGLNGVADAAHIMPQYGNGARPFIISLDGWAGTQRYATIWTGDQTGGVWEYIRFHIPTYLGTGLSGQPNITSDMDGIFGGKNATVNMRDFQWKAFTPMQLNMDGWGANEKYPQALGEPATSINRTYLKLKSALVPYSYSIAHEAVTGLPIMRALFLAYPNSYTLGKSTQYEYLYGPWFLVAPIYKETKADGAGNDVRHGIYLPKGQWVDYFSGDLYEGDRIINDFDAPIWKLPVFVKRGAIIPMTRAHNQVSKMDKGLRIYEVYPAGKSSFTEYDDDGLTEAYKNGKGTTTLIESSAAGNVVMVTVHPTKGSFDGFEKNKVTEFRINVTQAPTGVQVATGGKKMGLTKVNSYADFLHGTNVYFYNAAPNLNEFATKGSGFEKVVITKNPQLLVKAGATDITVNGVVLTVTGFGFSPKDHLRTSTGALAGPAQAQVPDSNSQAYSLRPSWRRDGKANYYEIAFNGQLYSTIRDTSFLFEDLVPETTYTFKLRSVNKTGASAWVSFTGKTKVNPLEFAIKNIKATCSVDAEEGTEISNLFDFDESNMWHTAWGTKAVPFTLTMDLQSVNELEKLQYLPRDRGNGILLKGTIAYSEDKVNWSAGQPFEWGRNGSVKEFVFNHHPMVRYIRIAVSDAVGGFGSGRELYVYKVAGSASFIPGDINHDNKIDHNDLTSYYNYTGLRKGDGDFEGYVSKGDVNKNDLIDAYDISTVATRLGEGDPSDEKDSLAGRLEIRADKTTYNKDEVVEITVKGIGLHSVNGLSFALPYNAQDLELVGVVPRNMGHMQNMTNDRLHSNGKKALYATFVNVGNEAPLEGSNDLFVIRLKAKRQVELDLKVQDGLLVDRELNVIKF; translated from the coding sequence ATGATATATATTTTCCGGACCTCTCTACTCCCGGTACTACTGGTACTGTTACTGGTATCTATTGACTATGCTGCTACAGGTCAAGCACCCAAAAAGGTGACGGGCGATTCGCAGCAGGATACTGCCAGGATGATCAGTGCCCAAAAGCTCAATTCCACCACGGTGGACATCCTCTACTCCAACGGGCAACACCTGTTGCTGGATTTCTATGGAGATCATATCTTCCGGCTACTATATGATAGTGTGGGGAAGGGGTTCCGTGAACCACAGGCCAGCCCGCCGGCAAACATGCTGGTGGACAACCCACGCAAGCCGGTCTCCGCCTTAAGCATCAATAATAACGGAAACAAAACGATGATCAACAGTGGCAAGATCACTGTTGAGTTGAAGAAGGCTTCGTTTGGGCTAAGCATCCTGAACAAGGAGGGTAAAAAAGTAGTTGAAATAATAGACGCTGTTCAACTTGGCAGGAAGCAGGTAACGCTGCGGTTGAAAGAAAACGGGCAGGAATATTTTTATGGAGGTGGTGTGCAGAATGGCCGGTTTTCGCATAAAGGGAAAAGTATTGCGATCGAAAACCAGAACAGCTGGACGGATGGCGGGGTAGCTTCTCCCACTCCTTTTTACTGGTCGACGAATGGATATGGGTTTATGTGGTACACGTTTAAAAAGGGGAAGTATGATTTTGGAGCGAAAGAAAAGGGGGTTGTTAATCTTTCGCATGAGACGGACTATGTAGATGTGTTTTTTATGGTGGATGGGGGACCGGTGTCGTTGCTCAATGACTTTTACCAACTGACAGGCAACCCGGTATTGATACCTAAGTTTGGGTTGTATGAAGGGCAGCTGAATGCGTATAACCGGGATTACTGGAAGGCTGACAGCACGGGTATCTTGTTTGAAGATGGCAAGCGTTATAAAGAAAGTCAGAAAGACAACGGGGGTATCAAGGAATCGCTGAACGGAGAAAAGAACAATTACCAGTTCTCGGCCAGGGCGGTGATCGACCGTTATAAAGCGCATGACATGCCCTTTGGCTGGATACTGCCCAATGACGGTTATGGCGCGGGCTATGGACAGACTGGTACATTGGACAGCAATATGCTTAACCTGCAATCATTTGGGGATTATGCGCGGCAGCAGGGTGTGCAGATCGGGTTATGGACGCAATCGGACCTGCATCCGAAAGAAGGGATCAGTGCCTTGTTGCAACGAGATATTGTGAAGGAGGTAGGTGTAGCAGGTGTGCGGGTATTGAAAACGGATGTGGCCTGGGTAGGCCGGGGTTATTCGTTTGGCCTGAATGGTGTGGCGGATGCAGCGCATATTATGCCGCAGTATGGGAATGGTGCGCGGCCCTTTATTATTTCGCTGGACGGGTGGGCAGGCACACAACGGTATGCTACGATATGGACGGGAGATCAAACAGGGGGTGTGTGGGAGTATATACGTTTTCATATTCCTACTTACCTGGGAACGGGTTTGTCGGGACAACCGAATATCACTTCTGATATGGATGGCATATTTGGCGGTAAGAACGCTACGGTGAATATGCGTGATTTTCAGTGGAAGGCCTTTACGCCGATGCAACTGAACATGGACGGCTGGGGCGCCAATGAAAAATACCCGCAGGCATTGGGCGAACCGGCTACGTCTATTAACCGTACGTACCTGAAATTAAAATCTGCGCTGGTTCCCTATAGCTATAGCATTGCGCATGAAGCGGTGACGGGGCTGCCCATCATGCGTGCACTGTTTTTGGCATATCCGAATAGTTATACGCTGGGGAAATCTACTCAATACGAATATTTATATGGCCCCTGGTTCCTGGTAGCGCCGATCTATAAAGAAACGAAGGCGGATGGGGCTGGTAATGATGTGCGTCATGGCATTTATTTGCCCAAGGGGCAGTGGGTGGATTATTTTTCGGGTGATCTGTATGAAGGGGACCGGATCATCAATGATTTTGATGCGCCGATCTGGAAATTGCCGGTGTTTGTGAAGCGGGGTGCTATCATTCCTATGACGCGGGCTCATAACCAGGTATCGAAGATGGATAAGGGACTGCGGATATATGAAGTGTACCCGGCAGGGAAGAGTTCTTTTACGGAATATGATGACGATGGATTGACGGAGGCTTATAAAAACGGGAAGGGGACTACTACACTCATTGAATCTTCGGCAGCGGGCAATGTAGTGATGGTTACTGTGCATCCGACAAAAGGCAGCTTCGATGGATTTGAGAAAAATAAGGTGACGGAGTTTCGTATCAACGTAACGCAGGCGCCTACTGGTGTGCAAGTGGCGACAGGGGGGAAGAAGATGGGCTTAACAAAGGTGAACTCCTATGCGGATTTTCTGCATGGTACGAATGTGTATTTCTACAACGCGGCGCCCAACCTGAACGAGTTTGCCACGAAGGGGAGCGGCTTTGAAAAGGTAGTAATTACCAAGAACCCGCAATTGCTGGTAAAAGCAGGGGCAACAGATATTACGGTAAATGGTGTTGTGCTGACTGTAACGGGATTCGGTTTTTCACCCAAGGATCATTTGCGTACATCAACGGGTGCTTTGGCAGGGCCGGCTCAGGCGCAGGTACCGGATTCCAACTCGCAGGCTTATAGCTTACGGCCCAGCTGGCGCAGGGACGGGAAAGCCAATTATTATGAAATCGCTTTTAATGGCCAACTCTATAGTACGATCAGGGATACCAGTTTCCTGTTTGAAGACCTGGTGCCTGAAACGACGTATACATTTAAGCTGCGTTCGGTAAACAAGACAGGGGCTTCGGCCTGGGTATCTTTTACGGGCAAAACAAAAGTGAATCCGCTGGAATTTGCAATCAAAAATATAAAGGCAACATGCTCGGTGGATGCTGAGGAAGGAACGGAAATTTCGAACCTGTTTGATTTTGATGAGAGCAATATGTGGCATACGGCGTGGGGTACGAAGGCGGTACCTTTTACGCTTACGATGGACCTGCAATCGGTGAACGAACTGGAGAAGCTGCAGTACCTGCCGCGCGACAGGGGCAATGGTATCTTATTGAAAGGAACGATCGCTTACAGTGAAGATAAAGTGAACTGGTCGGCAGGGCAACCATTTGAATGGGGCAGGAATGGGAGTGTGAAGGAGTTTGTATTCAACCATCATCCGATGGTGCGGTATATCAGGATTGCGGTCAGTGATGCGGTGGGGGGCTTTGGTTCGGGCAGGGAGTTGTATGTGTACAAGGTGGCTGGTTCGGCCAGTTTTATTCCCGGGGATATCAACCATGATAACAAGATCGATCATAATGACCTGACATCTTATTATAATTATACAGGTTTGCGTAAGGGGGATGGTGATTTTGAAGGGTATGTAAGTAAAGGAGACGTGAACAAAAATGACCTGATAGATGCCTATGATATTTCTACGGTAGCCACGCGGCTTGGTGAGGGGGACCCAAGTGATGAAAAAGATAGTTTGGCGGGCAGGCTGGAGATCAGGGCGGATAAAACAACTTATAACAAAGATGAGGTAGTTGAAATAACGGTAAAAGGGATTGGGCTGCATTCGGTGAACGGGCTGAGTTTTGCGTTGCCTTATAACGCGCAGGACCTGGAATTGGTGGGGGTTGTACCACGTAATATGGGACATATGCAGAACATGACGAATGACCGGCTGCACAGCAATGGTAAGAAAGCCTTGTATGCTACGTTTGTGAATGTGGGCAATGAGGCACCGTTGGAGGGCAGCAATGATCTGTTTGTTATCAGGCTGAAGGCGAAACGACAGGTGGAGCTGGATCTGAAGGTGCAGGATGGGCTGCTGGTAGACAGGGAATTGAATGTAATAAAGTTTTGA
- a CDS encoding M56 family metallopeptidase produces the protein MITYIIKSAVCSMLLLLVYRLLLQREKMYAFNRFYLLFSILFSLLVPLLSFQITQQAPAIIEDLYLPVIIPLEPEAQAQPQAITGSPAPPPNAISLSFLAIIIYALITLFLLIRFIRNLVRIRSAMAGNPILPYQQAQLILVNNDMPVHSFLHYVFMSQADYNDPPTRNALLTHELSHVRQKHSWDILFIELLQVFCWLNPSLIFYKKAIQLNHELQADDTVIKTHGDIRSYQHLLLDKIQQRQIIPLTSSFNYFITKKRLTMMTRSSNPTRITCLQLALLPLFLVAVFLFSGRTYAQTKNAPEKKPQPTTSPEKKRQEADTTVPRIVSFALPLGPGASPEQLDEFKSILGKSADTSGKSIIYKFSAEQRKQLKTLYSAMNAEQRKQYPMLMFIKPRPKKSPTAADLQRWSDPKMYGVWIGSKRVDNAELANYKPEDFVLYDESRLANNAVNYGKHYVQVSLYTSPQYDAMYKDGEESLVILKPYTGKPRPKAK, from the coding sequence ATGATAACCTACATCATTAAATCCGCCGTCTGCTCCATGTTGCTCCTGCTGGTGTATCGACTACTCCTGCAGCGTGAAAAAATGTATGCATTCAACAGGTTCTATCTTTTATTCAGCATCCTCTTTTCCCTGCTGGTTCCCCTCCTGTCCTTCCAGATCACACAACAGGCCCCGGCAATAATCGAAGACCTCTACCTCCCTGTCATCATCCCATTGGAACCCGAAGCCCAGGCACAACCACAGGCGATCACCGGATCACCGGCCCCTCCCCCAAATGCCATCTCCCTTTCATTCCTGGCCATAATAATATATGCACTGATCACCCTCTTCTTATTGATCCGTTTTATCCGTAACCTCGTCCGCATCCGCAGCGCAATGGCAGGCAACCCTATCCTCCCTTACCAACAGGCACAGCTCATCCTCGTCAACAACGATATGCCCGTCCATTCCTTTCTGCACTATGTTTTTATGAGCCAGGCAGATTACAACGATCCCCCTACCCGCAATGCCTTACTCACCCACGAATTATCACACGTACGACAAAAACATTCCTGGGATATCCTGTTCATCGAACTACTGCAGGTCTTTTGCTGGCTCAACCCTTCCCTCATCTTTTATAAAAAAGCCATTCAGCTCAATCATGAGCTTCAGGCCGATGATACCGTCATCAAAACACATGGCGATATCCGCAGCTACCAGCACCTGCTGCTCGATAAAATACAGCAACGCCAAATCATCCCCCTGACCAGCTCTTTCAATTATTTCATCACCAAAAAAAGATTGACCATGATGACCCGATCCTCCAACCCCACCCGCATCACCTGCCTTCAACTGGCCTTACTGCCCCTGTTCCTGGTAGCCGTTTTTCTGTTCAGCGGAAGAACCTACGCGCAGACCAAAAACGCACCCGAAAAGAAGCCCCAGCCTACCACCTCGCCTGAAAAGAAGCGACAAGAGGCAGATACAACTGTCCCCCGAATAGTATCTTTCGCTTTGCCCCTCGGCCCAGGCGCTTCACCCGAACAATTGGATGAATTCAAAAGTATCCTCGGCAAGTCTGCCGACACCAGTGGAAAATCCATCATTTATAAATTTTCTGCAGAACAAAGAAAGCAGCTGAAGACCTTGTACAGTGCCATGAACGCAGAACAAAGAAAGCAATACCCCATGCTCATGTTCATTAAACCACGCCCTAAAAAATCACCCACCGCCGCTGACCTGCAAAGATGGAGCGACCCCAAAATGTACGGTGTGTGGATAGGTAGTAAACGCGTTGATAATGCAGAATTGGCCAATTACAAGCCCGAAGATTTTGTATTATATGACGAAAGCAGGCTCGCCAATAATGCTGTCAATTATGGTAAACACTATGTTCAGGTGAGTCTGTACACCTCACCACAGTACGACGCCATGTATAAAGATGGAGAAGAATCCCTCGTTATTCTTAAACCTTACACTGGCAAACCCCGTCCCAAAGCCAAATAA
- a CDS encoding GIY-YIG nuclease family protein codes for MAFYVYIIQSKVDESFYKGFSEDPLKRLLQHNAGETSSTRYLAPWKLVYVEAMASKTEALIREKNLKKATRERIYALLTHSKNIVAQFTGGN; via the coding sequence ATGGCCTTCTACGTTTATATCATTCAAAGTAAGGTTGACGAAAGCTTCTACAAAGGGTTTTCTGAAGACCCTCTTAAACGGCTGTTACAGCACAATGCCGGAGAGACTTCCAGTACACGATACTTAGCACCCTGGAAATTGGTTTATGTTGAAGCAATGGCTTCCAAAACTGAGGCATTGATCCGGGAAAAAAATCTGAAGAAGGCGACCAGGGAAAGGATTTATGCGTTGCTTACACATTCCAAAAATATTGTGGCTCAATTCACCGGGGGAAACTGA
- a CDS encoding GIY-YIG nuclease family protein, whose product MSFYVYIIQSTVDESFYKGFSEDPFKRLLQHNAGETLSTRFLIPWKLVYVEQMASKTEALIREKNLKKATRERIYALLTHSKNIVAQFTGGN is encoded by the coding sequence ATGTCCTTCTATGTTTATATCATTCAAAGTACGGTTGATGAAAGCTTCTACAAAGGCTTTTCAGAAGACCCGTTTAAACGCCTCTTACAACATAATGCCGGAGAAACTTTAAGCACACGGTTTTTGATTCCCTGGAAACTGGTTTACGTTGAACAAATGGCCTCCAAAACTGAGGCATTGATCCGGGAAAAAAATCTGAAGAAGGCGACCAGGGAAAGGATTTATGCGTTGCTTACACATTCCAAAAATATTGTGGCTCAATTCACCGGGGGAAACTGA